Proteins encoded together in one Micromonospora kangleipakensis window:
- a CDS encoding putative quinol monooxygenase, which yields MIFITAKFRVLPEHADRWPQIAEEFTTATRAEPGCLWFDWSRSIDDPTEYVLVEAFRDDEAGAAHVRSEHFRTAQRTLPPHLAETPRIVNVTVPQQDWSRLGEMAVPGSE from the coding sequence ATGATCTTCATTACCGCCAAGTTCCGGGTGCTGCCGGAGCACGCCGACCGGTGGCCGCAGATCGCCGAGGAGTTCACCACGGCCACTCGCGCCGAGCCCGGCTGCCTCTGGTTCGACTGGTCCCGCAGCATCGACGACCCGACCGAGTACGTGCTGGTCGAGGCCTTCCGGGACGACGAGGCCGGGGCGGCGCACGTGCGGTCCGAGCACTTCCGGACGGCGCAGCGGACCCTACCGCCCCACCTCGCCGAGACCCCCCGGATCGTCAACGTGACCGTCCCGCAGCAGGACTGGTCCCGGCTCGGCGAGATGGCCGTGCCCGGCAGCGAGTAG
- a CDS encoding PadR family transcriptional regulator: MAPPAMNRATIDVLGLLLQAWEHETEVHGWQLMRSLRRSGPTIYAVLDRLEDAGWVTGSWETPADGSAGRPRRRYYRLTPSGAEAARQHAVVPASAPPPRPRPAPGFGRHAQLPAGGPSR, translated from the coding sequence ATGGCTCCGCCGGCGATGAACCGCGCGACGATCGACGTGCTCGGTCTGCTGCTCCAAGCGTGGGAGCACGAGACCGAGGTGCACGGCTGGCAGTTGATGAGGTCGCTGCGGCGCTCGGGTCCGACGATCTACGCGGTGCTCGACCGGCTCGAGGACGCCGGCTGGGTCACCGGCTCCTGGGAGACCCCGGCGGACGGCAGCGCGGGACGCCCACGACGCCGTTACTACCGCCTCACCCCCTCCGGCGCCGAGGCGGCCCGTCAACACGCCGTCGTCCCCGCCTCCGCGCCGCCGCCGCGGCCACGCCCGGCCCCCGGCTTCGGTCGACACGCCCAGCTCCCGGCCGGTGGGCCGAGCCGCTGA